One Rissa tridactyla isolate bRisTri1 chromosome 4, bRisTri1.patW.cur.20221130, whole genome shotgun sequence DNA window includes the following coding sequences:
- the SLC35C1 gene encoding GDP-fucose transporter 1, with amino-acid sequence MSRAQLTRTGILRMALGGGGGAADPLLPAEDGEGRRVPFLLRALRIAVVVCLYWFTSIAMVFLNKYLLDSPSLRLDAPIFVTFFQCALTAALCLGLSLGAACGPPCPGLPALRLDPKVSRSVLPLSAVFIGMVTSNNLCLKYVGVAFYNVGRSLTTVFNVLLSYLLLKQTTSLYALLACGVIIGGFWLGVDQEGAEGTLSWTGIFFGILASLCVSLNAIYTKKVLPVVDGSIWRLTFYNNVNACVLFFPLMMLLGEFRTLYHFDKLGNPSFWGMMTLGGVFGFAIGYVTGLQIKFTSPLTHNVSGTAKACAQTVLAVIYFEETKSFLWWTSNLMVLGGSFAYTWVKGLEMRKVQEDPNVKSSERNETGV; translated from the exons ATGAGCAGGGCGCAGCTGACGCGGACGGGGATCCTGCGGATGGCgctggggggcggcggcggcgccgccgacCCGCTGCTGCCGGCGGAGGACGGCGAAGGCCGGCGGGTGCCCTTCCTGCTGCGGGCCCTGCGCATCGCCGTGGTGGTCTGCCTCTACTGGTTCACCTCCATCGCCATGGTCTTCCTCAACAAGTACCTGCTGGACAGCCCCTCGCTGCGCCTCGACGCCCCCATCTTTGTCACCTTCTTCCAGTGCGCCCTGACCGCCGCCCTCTGCCTGGGCCTTAGCCTGGGGGCGGCCTGCgggcccccctgccctggcctgcCTGCCCTCCGCCTCGACCCCAAGGTGTCCCGCAGCGTCCTGCCCCTCTCTGCTGTCTTCATCGGCATGGTCACCTCCAACAACCTCTGCCTCAAGTACGTCGGTGTGGCCTTCTACAACGTGGGGCGCTCCCTCACCACTGTCTTCAACGTGCTGCTCTCCTACCTGCTCCTCAAGCAGACCACCTCCCTCTATGCCCTCCTGGCCTGCGGAGTCATCATAG GTGGCTTCTGGCTGGGTGTTGACCAGGAAGGAGCAGAAGGCACTCTGTCATGGACAGGTATATTCTTTGGGATCTTAGCAAGCCTGTGTGTCTCGCTCAATGCCATCTACACCAAGAAGGTCCTGCCTGTGGTGGATGGTAGCATCTGGCGCCTGACCTTCTACAACAACGTCAATGCTTGTGTCCTGTTCTTCCCCCTCATGATGCTGCTGGGCGAGTTCCGCACCCTCTACCACTTCGACAAGCTGGGGAACCCCAGTTTTTGGGGCATGATGACCCTGGGGGGAGTGTTTGGCTTTGCCATTGGGTATGTGACTGGACTTCAGATTAAGTTCACTAGCCCGCTCACCCACAATGTGTCTGGGACAGCCAAGGCCTGTGCCCAAACTGTGCTGGCTGTTATCTACTTTGAGGAGACAAAGAGCTTCTTGTGGTGGACGAGTAACTTGATGGTTCTGGGTGGCTCCTTCGCCTACACGTGGGTGAAAGGACTGGAGATGAGAAAAGTGCAAGAGGATCCTAATGTCAAAAGCAGCGAAAGAAATGAGACTGGTGTGTAG